The DNA segment AGTGAGGCCTTTTTAGTTTTTCATATTAAGTGTATAACATTTGGGTCAAGATGTTGAGGCTTCATACGATTAATCCAAAAGGTATTTAGGTGAAGCTGTTAGGGGTACAAAACGCAGCGCCACTTCAACTGCAACAAACGCAGGAGAATGAAGAGAAGAAGGGCATGTTGGGATGTAGTCTTGGTTTAGTGTAGTATGATTTTCCACGGTTGATGGATTGGTTCATGCTTGTTACTTATATGTAATGTTTGCCTTTGTGTGATTCTTGTTTGTTTCTGGTATTATGATAAGATTTGATGACAATATGAAATGAATTTGCTTAtgttatataagtaaaaatatatgtatcttATGGGACTATTCTTTTAGGTTAGTTAACTGGTTTGGTCTTATCTCTTAAGTCTTGAAGACGGGCAGACGGGTGAGCTATTCAAGGATTTGAATATTGGATTCTTATCAGAGATTCATAATGATAATAGGATGATTTAGAAATAATAAGATAAGCAGTCAATCTGGAATGTAGTTGACATTTGCTACTAAACTACTTATCCCAAAACGTTTGAATTGAAATCAAAGGATGAGAattgttaaaagtttttttttgggtgtaaaaTGTTGAGAGAATTGTTAAAAGTTGGGagcatttattttttaatgatcAACTGTTTACGTAGgaaatctaatattttttttgttgtcaagtgaaattttaattattaagatgCTATGAAATCTAATAGTAAATAGTATATGTTAATATAAAAGAAGCATATAGGTATCTAGTGAGAATATACTTTTTCATTACAATTAATGAAATGAGCTTTAAAAAGCATCTCTACCAAAAGAGGAATTCATTTGGAACGTAGTTGACATCTGCTACTAGATTAGTTAGAAAATTTCCAAAAGGTTGGATTTTAGTTAAGAGATAagaaactattataaaaatatcaaccaCAATGTATGTTAGACAACTTGTCATTAGCTGAGAGACAAACAAGTTGATTATCTATATTATATGCACAAGTCTTAAAATATGAACGTCAGAATATTGACCTTGCATGTAATAATAACGTACATGTTTCAAAGTTTAAgaactattttatatttgaaaaatagttAAGCATTAGAAAGATGCTAAACTCATACAATTTTCACATGATGTGAAGTTGAATAGTAAAATTTGACGACTTTTTGTAAAATGAAACTAGAAAAAGAGATGAGGATGAAGATgtcaatctctttttttttttcacgaaGATGTCAATCTCTTAACCTAGTCAATGTGTACATCATTAAATCAGAACACATACTTGGCATGAAACCTTATCCAATCAGTTATTTTCCTTGGACAACTAAAGTGgctattataaaacaaaatataaaagacAACTAAAGTGGCCtttaaattgatatttttataattttaaacaagtGGAAAAATAATGTAATCGTTTGGGAAATAGAATTGAAATGTTTCTCTTATGTCGTATCCTCTTGAAGTCTTTGTCCACAGGTACCTACTTTAACTCAAACAAACCAGGTTGGCTACAGAAACAAAAAATGCGTCGGCGAAAGCAAAAACGCTGTCGTTTCAAACGAATCGAATATCACACGTGCGGAATCATCCGCACCGTTATTACCAACCTGACTGTCAAAAATCAACGGCTCAGATCCTTCATTTAATTTCGTCAACGCGTTCTTACCGTGGTAGCGACAGAGATGACGTCTCCTTTCCAAAAGAAACTGTCCTCTCACGCGCTTAAAGTTCACGTGACACAAACACGCTCAGACAGAAGCTGGCTCTCTCCTTCTTACCCGACGACTTTTTAAACGACCGACCAGCTTTCTCTTCTACATTACGGCACCACACACGACACACCTATATAAACCAAACCAACACTTTGATCTCTTAATCGGATTGTGTGAATCAGTTTGTCTTTTCTTGATACCCTCGTCGAGATTTCCTCAAAGGTCGGAGCTTTCAGGGTTTTAAAGGATCGAATTAGTTTAAAAGATGGAGGATGATTACAAAACGCCGCGTTTTACGATTGGTCGGCAGTCGTCGATGGCGCCGGAGAAGATCCCGGAGCCGTCGATTCACTCGGAGGAGGAAGTGCTGGAGGACGGAGAGGAGATCGACGGCGGTGTGAGGCTTATGTACCTGTGTAACGAAGGCGACGTCGAAGGGATCAAGGAGCTTCTCGATTCGGGGATCGATGCTAATTACAGAGACATTGATGATCGGACTGCTCTCCACGTGGCGGCTTGTCAGGGGTTGAAGGATGTGGTCGAGATTCTTCTCGATCGGGGAGCAGATGTTGATCCTAAAGATCGTTGGGGAAGCACGgtgagaagaaaaacaaaaccttttttaatacatttttagaTCTCTCTGGTTTTGTTTGTGTAATGATGGAATCTAATACATTTTGATGAACGCAGCCACTTGCAGATGCGATATTCTACAAGAACGTTGATGTAATCAAGATTctcgagactcatggagctaaACATCCTGTAAGAATGtggttttggtgttttgattgtttctctttattatatttattcgtTATTTGTTGACACTTTTTGTATGTTATCAGATGGCTCCAATGCATGTGAAGACTCCTCGTGAGGTTCCTGAATATGAAATCAATCCTAGTGAGCTTGATTTCACTCAAAGCAAAGAGATAACAAAGGTTTTAAAACATTGTCATTAATGGATCTCTCTTACCGATTGTGTTCAGCTCCTTTTACTGAAAACCTTCTTTGTATTCAGGGAACTTACTGTATGGCAATGTGGCGTGGGATTCAAGTCGCGGTGAAAAAGCTCGATGATAAAGTTTTAAGCGATGATGATCAAGTGTAAGTGGGAATAGTATCTTGTGTAGATAGTAATGAGGTTTCAGATTCCAATTCTTTACCATAATCGTTTTGGTGCGTGTGCAGGAGGAAGTTCCATGATGAGCTTGCGTTGCTCCAAAGGCTAAGGCATCCAAACATTGTGCAGTTTCTTGGTGCTGTAACTCAAAGCAATCCTATGATGATTGTTACTGAATACTTGCCTAGGGTATGGACTTTCTCTGTtacatttctttttttgttttatttcgcTTCTCGAAACAAAGATCTCAtttttgatgaaacattctTCAGGGAGATTTGCGTGAGTTGCTCAAAAGGAAAGTACAACTAAAACCAGCAACTGCTGTTAGATACGCCCTTGACATTGCTAGGTATGCgcgttttataaatattttataaatgttcttaGGGATTATAAGAGTGTCTTCTTACCTTTTGGATTCTTATAGGGGAATGAGCTATCTTCATGAGATCAAAGGAGACCCTATCATCCACCGCGATCTTGAACCTTCGTGAGTTTGCACTATCCATGTCTTTGGTCTTACCGTGGACAACAAGCTCTTGTATTTTTCTGACAGtggtatatataatatttgcaGAAACATATTGAGGGATGATACAGGGCATCTGAAAGTTGCCGACTTTGGAGTTAGCAAGCTTGTTACTGTTAAAGAAGACAAGCCTTTCACATGTTTAGACACTTCTTGTAAGTTCTTTATCTCTCACCCATCTGCTTGGTCAAGAGTCTTGATTAATGTATATgttatgatttaaattttattgttgttATATCCAAATTATAGGTAGATATATTGCTCCTGAAGTTTTCACTAGCGAAGAATACGACACAAAAGCTGATGTTTTCTCCTTTGCTTTGATCGTTCAAGAGGTAAGTTAaaaccccttttttatttttatttttggtttgctCTTTACTGCTTTTTTCATGTAGTTTATTCCTTTAAatgttggatttttttttagatgATAGAAGGAAGAATGCCATTTGCTGAAAAGGAAGACAGTGAAGCTTCAGAAGCTTATGCTAGCAAAGAGCGGCCATTGTTCAAAGCTCCATCAAAGCTTTACCCTGATGGACTTAAAACGTCAGTCTTACTCTCTCTCTTCACCATCGAAACTGAAAAAGGACAGTTTTGCATCATAGATTGGTTTAGTTCATTTCTCACTAACCGGTTAGGTTCGGTCCGTTTTTTTTGTATCCCATAGGTTGATAGAAGAATGCTGGCAAGATAAACCGGCCAAGCGACCTACTTTCAGAGAGATCATTAAAAGACTTGAGTCTATTCTTCATCATATGGGCCACAAGCGACAGTGGAGGGTACTACTGAGTTTGttcttttgtttggtttctggattttgtttatttatgtcCTCTCTAACCTGTTTCTTCTTCCACGTTTTTATATCAGATGAGGCCATTGACATGCTTTCAGAATTTCGAGCACAAGAAGAAACATAATTGGGATATGAGCAGCCATGACGGCTCATCATCCGGTTCACATTTGTGATTCTTTTATCCGGCCTAAGAAATGATTCTTGTGTTTTCCTTccggtttagtttggtttaccccccccccccccccccccccgaacAAACCCATTTTACTTGgtaatttgtaattttgttcTACATTGAAGAAAGTCTTCGTGTGGACAAGATCTGCACTTTACTGTAGTATAAAAATTGCTGTAAAACCTCAGGATATATTTGTTGTTCTAATataaaatttccaaaatttatgattctacCTTATATGATCCTTATTTCGAATTGTAAGAAATATGAAAATTGTTAAATTTAACAATTTTCATGTGTTATTAGCTTGATTGGGAGAACTTGAAACTTGCAAGTAACTTCAAAATCAGTATggtgctctttttttttctgatctgCAGCTTTCTTCAATATGTACTTTTTGTGTTGTTTGCTAAGAAAAAAGAATTGGGGTATTTATCATAGGATCTTATGCGAGTGCGACTTTTATATCAAAACCTTAGTCTAAATTTTGAACTTTATACAATTACACGAAATTTCATGTCTACCACAAAAGAAAATATGcatcaaaaattatgaaaacgcacatataatttatatacatttcTATGAGGGTCCCTACAACAGCTTCTTTATTTGGAAActgtattattttgttttcgaTTGTAGGCATTCATTGCATAGGTTAACATAATTTCATAATGGATGAATTTGATTTAGCGGTTGATTGGTTCTCTTATAACATTTTCTATCACTTCGTACAATTTTAAacctttaaaaatataaaattatttaaatttaagatACATAGAATacttttaaaaaacttaaatatcacaattataaaatatatgaataagTTTGAAACTTTCTAATAATAATTTACTATTATctataatgatttatatttatagttttaaataaaaaccgataatttattatatatcattAATAATACATGTATATCAAGCTAACTATATTTTTGTACTTTAACATTAATCTCCATAAAATAAGAACTATATCTCTAGTGCAAAGAATCATAGTTTCagttaagttaaaaataaaagaccATAAGTATTATACACAtaatttcattataaaatataatggactcataatttagatatttataataataatatatgattttgatATCTTATAATTATATggtatattattaatttattatttgaccgttactgtattttatatttaactaaaatatctcataatcatatatatttacaacTATTGGACAAATCATATAAATTGTTTAATGATGTTTGAAATTGTAATTATTCACTTCggtaaaattttgtattttcctTTATGCGTTTAGACCAATTAGATCTCGAAACAAAAAGctttttgattttgaaaagtTTGAAGTGatacaatattaattattatcaaACGTTTACAATCATCGATGATATTCATAAATACAGTTTTTTTACATGTATTGAAAACCAGTCAACCCCATAAAACAAAACACTTGTTACTTATTTACTTTGTAAATAATTGAACGACTTACAGAATtgtgtaaagaaaaaaaacttgaaaggGATTAAATTGTGGTAGAAAGCAACCTTTGATTGTGGTCCATCGTCGAAGATACGAGAAGATATTATGGTTTTTAAAACCCACTCCGATCATGAAAGCTTGACCCAAAGCAACCGAGTAGTTAACTTTTATAAGCGACCTAATAAAATTATCTACATACATGATGTAAAACATATCTAGTTATttactaatttataattttaatagaaCATACATCAATCAATTATTTCACATGCTAGCTAGAGAAATAGAGATGCAATGTTTAATTAAACATTTCTTACCAAGTCTATTTTAACTCTTACTAAAATCATATATTAGAGAAGGTATCCTACTTAAGtttgaaaattattataattaggAGATTGAAAAGGTACAAAGGAAACTAAAGCACCTTGCAAGTGGGTGTATATAGTTATTCCAGCATAAATATGAATATGCAATGTATAGAGATTTCTTATATCTCTATCATATTACCCTAAATGGATTCATAAAGATGGAGATCAAAGACTACACATCACATGCTATTCTCCATCTTCTTTTGGCACAACCTTACTCCATTTATTCATTGTGCTCCTCAgttattcaatatattttatttgatctcaataaacaacaaaatttagaaaaactaCACATTTCTTTTCCTCCACATACacaataactattttctttattttttgagaCTATACAAAGTTGATATTCTTGTCGTCCAAAAAAAGTAATCGACGATTATTAAAAAATGCTGTGGAAGAAAATAGCTTTTGATGAAACCCTTCATACCGTTggtaaaaacaagaaaaaatgttAATCCGTTTACGGAAACTATTGTCTTTCAGGACTTAAGAGACTCTTAAACCTTTTGAacgattacatagacgattcgacaaccgataatactacctgccttatgaagacctacgtctaactgcatcatctgagccgttctatgaagatccacgcatgaccagatttacttgcaccatgttgaagatcccttgcaagcttttcctctgtagtctgcataattgtttaataaaccgctttctccgggacttgaaacctggatttcctgtaatctgcaataaattgcatagtctgggattcgaaccccagacctaggtgtagaagcctttaaaccttaaccaataggttACGGTGCTTCCACAATTATGAtctaataaatcagcgttaaaaaaaaaacttttgaacGATATTTCAGAATCTTTATTAAATTATGATTATATGTCAATTGTTAACCATCTAACAGAAATCAACGAACCAGATTCCAACTCGAGTCTTTGActattctatatatatgtatataatgtCAATTCGAGAACACAAAAATTGATACTTCTAGTTTCTGTTCCCAAAAACATTTCCGTTTAAATCAATAGGAAAATGCGATATCAGCAGAAACATTTCCGTTAGCATCGGTGAGCTATATCTTGAAGAACAAAgagtcaaaaaaagaaaatgtaaaGAGATAGTAGTTGGAGATGATAGAAAACGTCTGGTTACCTTCTAATGGGGTCAGAAGCATTACACTTAAATAACTTTCCAAATTAAGCCCTACGTCTTGTCCAGCCCCATACAAGTACGGTTCATCTCCCTATTTCCCCTATAAACCCTAAGACCTATTACATATTTATCTAATTAATTTATCCCTTTATGTTAAATATAATGTCAATATCACAACAAGTAAACATCATCAACTCTAAATCTCAATCACATGTAAAAAGTACGTTAATTTTCTTCACAATTGattaattttctctttttttttctcacatcatttgattatctttttttttccagaatTGGCGATAAATATATTGGTACTCACTAATGTTCAGTTTAGCCAAATATATGAATGGTTACAGAATATTTCATATTTGTTACTATTTATAAACAATCAgttcatatatataagaaaataaacttTAAAACATTTACTTTCAATTTGTTTTCAAAGAACATTTAACTATAAGTTTCTTTTATTGGCATACGTCGTTTTCTCTTCTCATTAAACTGTTTAGCCTTTGGTTACTATTCTAAATACATTTGAAAAATACTCTTGCAAAATGATATTTAGTATATCACATTAGGAGATTTTTCTACgaatatatacatgtatataattaaatatatttacaacaTTTTTGAAATATGCAACTAATTATAAGTAGTAGATATATGCGTTTACCTTGTTTAGTGGAACAATTTTTCTGAAAAATGTCAATGAAAAACTTATACatcaattttcaaaaagaataaGTAACATAACTGatatttttttcctcttttaaaGGGTCAAGATTTAGTAAAAACAAAGAAGACGATCAATATTTGTAGTAGCAAAAAAATGTACTGATATTTACCCAAAGATTTTAGGCCTCAAAAGCTTTCACATGAAAAGAAAAGACAAGTAATGGTAAGTAGAGTCGGTATCTCATGAGTGATTGCCCAACTTGAACACTCTTTTCATTTAGACCTTTGTGAAAGACCACACAAGAACTATCCACCAACAAAACCGTCTATTAATTTTTCAACAGTTTCTCAAATTGGGATATACCTTAATAAgtattatatttatgaaaagtcTAGACGTATGTAGGGTGTTATTTATGGTAATTAgacctctatttattaattatatttttcatgtGATTTCAAAGGCTGATATACTCATGCTTCGTATGAAGTGAAGCCTTTAGATGTTCTTTGTTattcctttgttttttttttaactaaacatatctaaaatttctttgaccaaaaaaaaaaaatccaaatttctTTAAATGAGTTACATTTTAAATTACTCTTACAAAAATATCAACCAAGTACCTACCTCTAGTCAACTTTGAATTTTGATAGTCTTTCACCATACATATGTTTTAGAAAGTACAATCCCCATCACGCGTACTTATCTCTCAGAGTTGATTCataaaatcatgttttagtGAGTAAAGAAACAGTAATTACATATATTGACAAGACACTATATGGATGTGAAAAgtggaaaaataaaatgttgataaaattagagaaaaataaatcaaagaGAAATTAATTATTCctttataaatgtatatacCCATCTCTTCACCAGCACAACCTCACCCTTCCATTTTCTGCAACTTCTCCAAATCTCATACTTTCCAGAAAATCATTTTCCCAAGAGAAATAAAACTTTCCTCTTTGTTCATCTCTCTTCCCCCCAACAGGTCAGTCTAATAATTTGGTGTTCCCCAATCCTTTCAAACATTATCTTCTTCATGATATTACTTTGCTTCACTTCTTTTGGTCCTTATACCAAATCTATGTTCTtctttagtttccttatttccTGTTTTAGTTTGATTCTTTTATGTTCTTTGAGATAAACAAGATCCAATATTCCTTCATCTTCTTTGCTCTTCAAAATTGTCTTTTCACACAAtctagatttaattgtttcttcctacaaaaaaaaacccaTGATTGATTAACTCTTGTTTGGATACTATGAATGTAAGATCAATAGAACTAACTTCctttatttatagttttgtcGGCAAGAGATTAAACTGATGAATTGTTCTGATCTAACTTTTTGATCTGAACCAAAATTTCAAAAGAGTATAAAACGTAACAAAACTGGACTATGTTTCAAGAAACTGTGTTTATGGGTTTCTTGGATTCTTGATTTTGGATTAATCAATCTTGCcctaaactcttttttttttggcttaggAGCAGCAAACATGGCTTACCAAATGGAGCTAGGAGGAGAATCCTCTCCACAAAGGAAAGCTGGGAGAGGAAAGATCGAAATAAAACGGATCGAGAACACAACGAACCGTCAAGTTACTTTCTGCAAACGCAGAAATGGTTTGCTCAAGAAAGCTTACGAACTCTCTGTTCTTTGTGATGCTGAAGTCGCACTCATTGTCTTCTCTAGCCGTGGCCGTCTCTATGAGTACTCAAACAACAGGTATCTTCTTTCTGATCTGttcttaattaaaatttttaatagatCAATTactttaagaatttttaatagattaattaCTTTAAGAGTCACCGTGTTAGGGTTATGTTAGTGGTCGAATCTTTACTAGGGTTCTTGATCTTCTATGCTTGATTTGATTCGATTCTTCTTTGATGGGCATAATCCCTCTTGCGTGTCGATTaactatttttcacttttttcttGACATTCCATTTTTAAACACACACTAACACACTTAACACTTGTGAGAATTTTTGTTGGTACTTATGTTTATGTTAATTATACTTTGCGATTTTATTCATAGATTTTGTACTTAATTATTATCTAGATCTGGCTTCTTCTTCATGTGTCTCTTTTCCCTTTATTAGACTAAAAAATTATTCCTTAGGTAAAACTTGTTATCTATTAAGTGATGAAAATGGTACAAAAGTTATGGAGATCTGAGTGAGTGTTagataataaatgaaaaaataagaaaaaaaatcagagttTTTCTAATGTGGAGTTTTAGATTCAGTTTTGTAGAACTAAGATTCACTTTGTTGGGGTTTCTTTCATCACTCCTTTctgttatatataatatattataacttTCTATTTTCCCTACTAACAAGTACTCCAagatttagatatatttttagATCTGGTGTTGTAATGGGTAAAATCTTGATTTTTATGACTATAAAAGTAAGTTTTGGGAAACAATTTGAGAGCGTAAGGACTATGAGGTCATATCTTCTGTTTTTGTGATCAtatacccatcctccattgTTGCTAATGTCTGTGTCTCTCTTtcccttctcttctttctcttacTTTCCTTTCTCATCTTTGCCTCTTTTCTCTCTCATGAATTATCATATGTGATGCAACAACATGTGATGGTATGTGCGAGTAAATAAGGTGAAagatattgatttttgagtgtccaaaattttaaattaattagtgCCAGAAATAATGGAAAGTACAAGTAGGACAATATGGTTTTTGTCTTGGTGAATgttaagttttatttattttgcagttatggaaaaatatcaaatatcttTGAGCTTAGATTAGTTAGAAGTGGTTAtagctaaaagaaaaaaagtttttcaACTCCAAACAATACGAAATTTCGATTTTCAGTTGGagttttaagatttaaaataagaCTGGCAGTCTCTAATCCCACACGTAATTCCCAATATTTGTTAGAATCCACGTGATTTTCTCTTCTCTCAAACATAAAACATGTCAAAAGTGAATGCTGTAAACAAAGTCTTGTTTTCCTAATAGCTTACAGTTGTCAACTCATGTCCAAAGAAAGAAAAGCTAACAAAGACTTCTAAGCTGAACGTACGTTTCATATATTCTTGTTTTCAAGATTTTTTACCTTTATTTAGAGGTTAGTATTGAGCGCAATATTAGGTTTGGCCTCTGTAAGATTTGTTGTCTTTGTTACAGAATCTTTGATCACGTCATCCCTCagatattatttacttttatttatcacttatatttattaatagtaTAAAGTTTTGATAGTTTCAGTTCTTGACTTCTGACAAGAAGGTTATGTCATCATGAATTACTTGATAAATTCGAAAATCTCATATTACTACTTTTGACCATTTAATACTAGATTTCACATTTGGTCAATACCTAATATAATTATCCCTCCTGAAGAAAGCCAAATCAGAATTCAATTCACATTATGTGTACATGTACACAAAGAGATAAATAATAAAAGGATATACTTAATATTGTTTCATAGTTCTACGAATCTTAAAAAAGATTAATGACCGCTGAATCAGTAACTTTGGTATAGAAGAAGCTCGTTGGGGTTGCTTCAACATCTTTGCTGTAGATACATTTGTGCaatttcattttctttgtttttgaattattttttggtctaaGGAGAGAAAGTTAGGGCTTTTCTCATTTTCTTTCTCCTATGGGCAGAGAAAGTcttttgaataaataaataaataaaatgaaacttTTTGTGATGTCTTCTGTGATCCTATAATGAACGGCTATGGATTCTCCATCGAAGGGTCAGGCATCATAATTTATAATATGCCATTGTACTTAATAATATGTATATGTGTATGTATTAATGCATCTGTATACTTACAGAAGACTCAGAAAAAGATAAATGGGTCGAATAGTAATTGAATGATATTCCAAATAAGGAAAGTATGGAACGTTGTGATGTTACTCGGACAAGTCATTTAGTTACATCACAATTAAATTAATCCGATGGTTAAGAACTATAAACTATCAAATGTCTACTGGATTTACCATTGTGCAATGGGTTTTCGACACGTGTAGAAAACCCTAGACATGTTCAGACCAATCATGTCACTCAATTTCGCCAGCATGGAAGTTGTAGCCAATCACTAGCTCGATAAATTTAAGGTTTCAGTAAATGATTCTTTATTTGTTACAACTTTGAGGAATATTTAATCAACGGTAATTTATTTCTTGTATCTACTTTTTTCTTTACATCATGTCACGTTATGTTTCATTTTGTTCTGACTCAAGAGAACCGATGTTTGCTTTTAAGGTTTCGTATTAAAATCACTCAACTGAGCAAGTGGATGATTTGACCCTTAGTTATTTTTCCATATTTTTCGAATTGGTGACTTTAGTTTTGATTGTATAGTTAATACTAATTTTTCACAAAAAAGAGAGTTAATTCTAATCAACTTATTTATTCCACTGCAAAAATGTTGCAGTGTAAAAGGGACAATTGAGAGGTACAAGAAAGCAATATCGGATAATTCTAACACCGGATCCGTGGCAGAAATTAATGCACAGGTAACTTAATATTACAAGTACGATTTTAAGTTTTCCAAAAACTTATGTGCTAATATAAATGCTAACACTTCCATACCTC comes from the Brassica rapa cultivar Chiifu-401-42 chromosome A01, CAAS_Brap_v3.01, whole genome shotgun sequence genome and includes:
- the LOC103856956 gene encoding integrin-linked protein kinase 1 codes for the protein MEDDYKTPRFTIGRQSSMAPEKIPEPSIHSEEEVLEDGEEIDGGVRLMYLCNEGDVEGIKELLDSGIDANYRDIDDRTALHVAACQGLKDVVEILLDRGADVDPKDRWGSTPLADAIFYKNVDVIKILETHGAKHPMAPMHVKTPREVPEYEINPSELDFTQSKEITKGTYCMAMWRGIQVAVKKLDDKVLSDDDQVRKFHDELALLQRLRHPNIVQFLGAVTQSNPMMIVTEYLPRGDLRELLKRKVQLKPATAVRYALDIARGMSYLHEIKGDPIIHRDLEPSNILRDDTGHLKVADFGVSKLVTVKEDKPFTCLDTSCRYIAPEVFTSEEYDTKADVFSFALIVQEMIEGRMPFAEKEDSEASEAYASKERPLFKAPSKLYPDGLKTLIEECWQDKPAKRPTFREIIKRLESILHHMGHKRQWRMRPLTCFQNFEHKKKHNWDMSSHDGSSSGSHL